In Streptomyces chartreusis, the following proteins share a genomic window:
- a CDS encoding DEAD/DEAH box helicase — protein MSDMATVAERAGRDVPVRLAAVFLPASLPREGRIAFWDPEGGPLPAEDTELTVVRRHGAGVRRRTAPALTLPLDDALPLLVRARRDPAAHPATACWGAAALHALRLTARGRLLPGLTPTGHDAWRAGPLDPDDIAHLRAVAAALPHEGHAVPLPGPGPLRLPEPEALMRAFLDAVADTLPRTPAAPHVSGKPFAAREAQRLPGAHDWAAEVAAGMDAGVRISLRLDLSAYDLFDDRDDGARRAGAAVVQVHSLADPTLVADAAALWAGQADDAFGPRARVDAALAVRRAARVWAPLDRLAEQDVPDVLALSDEELGDLLGVATTRLAAAGVAVHWPRDLAQDLSAAAIVRPAPGSATDGTGFFESEELLQFRWQLAIGGDPLTEGEMDALAEAHRPVVRLRDSWVLVDPALVRKARKRELGLLDPVDALSVALTGTAEVEGETVEAVPVGALAALRDRLTTGVRPAEAPPGLHATLRDYQLRGLAWLDLMTSLGLGGCLADDMGLGKTITVIALHLKRARTAPTLVVCPASLLGNWQREITRFAPGVPVRRFHGPDRTLDDMDGGFVLTTYGTMRSTAPTLAEHTWGMVVADEAQHVKNPHSATAKALRTIPTPARVALTGTPVENNLSELWALLDWTTPGLLGPLKSFRARHARAVENGEDEEAVTRLARLVRPFLLRRKKSDPGIVPELPPKTETDHPVPLTREQAALYEAVVRESLLAIETAEGIARRGLVLKLLTSLKQVCDHPALYLKEETAAPAAGLAARSGKLALLDELLDTVLAEDGSVLVFTQYVGMARLIAAHLASRAVPVELLHGGTPVPDRERMVDRFQDGATPVLVLSLKAAGTGLNLTRAGHVVHFDRWWNPAVEEQATDRAYRIGQTQPVQVHRLITEGTVEDRIAEMLESKRALADAILGSGESALTELTDHELSDLVSLRRES, from the coding sequence ATGAGCGACATGGCCACGGTGGCCGAGAGGGCGGGGCGGGACGTCCCTGTGCGGCTCGCGGCCGTCTTCCTGCCCGCGTCCCTTCCGCGCGAGGGGCGGATCGCCTTCTGGGACCCGGAGGGCGGCCCGCTGCCCGCCGAGGACACCGAGCTCACCGTCGTACGGCGCCATGGCGCAGGAGTCCGCCGCAGGACCGCCCCCGCGCTGACCCTGCCGCTCGACGACGCGCTGCCGCTGCTCGTGCGGGCGCGGCGGGACCCGGCCGCCCACCCCGCCACCGCCTGCTGGGGCGCGGCCGCCCTGCACGCCCTGCGGCTCACCGCACGCGGCCGGCTGCTGCCCGGCCTGACCCCCACCGGCCACGACGCCTGGCGCGCTGGCCCCCTCGACCCCGACGACATCGCACACCTGCGCGCGGTCGCCGCGGCCCTGCCCCACGAGGGCCACGCGGTCCCCCTGCCCGGCCCCGGCCCGCTGCGGCTGCCCGAGCCGGAGGCGCTGATGCGCGCCTTCCTGGACGCGGTCGCCGACACCCTGCCCCGCACCCCGGCCGCGCCGCACGTCTCGGGGAAGCCCTTCGCCGCGCGCGAGGCCCAGCGGCTGCCCGGCGCCCACGACTGGGCGGCCGAGGTCGCCGCCGGCATGGACGCGGGCGTACGGATCTCACTGCGCCTGGACCTCTCGGCGTACGACCTCTTCGACGACCGCGACGACGGCGCACGCCGCGCGGGCGCGGCCGTCGTCCAGGTGCACAGCCTCGCCGACCCCACCCTGGTGGCCGACGCGGCCGCCCTGTGGGCCGGCCAGGCCGACGACGCCTTCGGGCCGCGCGCGCGGGTGGACGCCGCTCTGGCGGTGCGCCGCGCGGCCCGGGTGTGGGCCCCGCTCGACCGCCTCGCCGAGCAGGACGTGCCCGACGTACTGGCCCTCTCCGACGAGGAGTTGGGCGACCTGCTGGGCGTGGCCACCACCCGCCTCGCGGCGGCCGGGGTGGCCGTGCACTGGCCCCGGGACCTGGCGCAGGACCTCAGCGCGGCGGCGATCGTACGGCCCGCGCCCGGCTCGGCGACCGACGGCACCGGGTTCTTCGAGAGCGAGGAACTGCTCCAGTTCCGCTGGCAGTTGGCGATCGGCGGCGACCCGCTCACCGAGGGCGAGATGGACGCTCTGGCCGAGGCGCACCGCCCCGTCGTCCGGCTGCGGGACAGCTGGGTCCTGGTCGACCCGGCGCTCGTCCGCAAGGCACGCAAGCGCGAACTGGGCCTGCTCGACCCGGTCGACGCACTGTCCGTCGCCCTCACCGGCACCGCGGAGGTCGAAGGCGAGACGGTCGAGGCGGTGCCGGTCGGCGCACTGGCGGCCCTGCGGGACCGGCTCACCACGGGCGTACGGCCGGCCGAGGCACCGCCGGGCCTGCACGCCACCCTGCGCGACTACCAACTCCGGGGCCTGGCCTGGCTGGACCTCATGACATCCCTGGGACTCGGCGGCTGCCTGGCCGACGACATGGGCCTCGGCAAGACGATCACGGTGATCGCGCTGCATCTGAAGCGCGCCAGGACCGCCCCGACCCTGGTGGTCTGCCCGGCCTCCCTGCTGGGCAACTGGCAGCGGGAGATCACCCGTTTCGCCCCCGGCGTCCCCGTCCGCCGCTTCCACGGCCCGGACCGCACCCTGGACGACATGGACGGCGGCTTCGTCCTGACGACGTACGGCACCATGCGGTCGACGGCACCGACGCTGGCCGAGCACACCTGGGGCATGGTCGTCGCCGACGAGGCACAGCACGTGAAGAACCCCCACTCGGCGACCGCGAAGGCGCTGCGCACCATCCCGACGCCCGCGCGCGTGGCGCTGACCGGCACACCGGTGGAGAACAACCTCTCCGAACTCTGGGCCCTGCTCGACTGGACCACACCCGGCCTGCTCGGTCCGCTGAAGTCCTTCCGCGCCCGGCACGCGCGTGCCGTGGAGAACGGTGAGGACGAGGAGGCGGTGACCCGGCTGGCCCGCCTGGTGCGGCCGTTCCTGCTGCGCCGCAAGAAGTCCGACCCGGGGATCGTCCCCGAACTGCCGCCCAAGACGGAGACGGACCACCCCGTCCCGCTCACCCGTGAACAGGCCGCGCTCTACGAGGCCGTGGTGCGTGAGTCGCTGCTCGCCATCGAGACGGCGGAGGGCATCGCGCGCCGCGGGCTGGTGCTGAAACTCCTGACGTCCCTGAAGCAGGTCTGCGACCACCCCGCGCTGTATCTGAAGGAGGAGACCGCGGCACCGGCCGCCGGCCTCGCCGCCCGCTCCGGCAAGCTGGCCCTGCTGGACGAACTGCTCGACACCGTGCTGGCCGAGGACGGTTCGGTGCTGGTCTTCACGCAGTATGTGGGGATGGCCCGCCTGATCGCCGCCCACCTCGCCTCCCGGGCGGTCCCGGTGGAGCTGCTGCACGGCGGTACGCCCGTCCCGGACCGCGAACGGATGGTGGACCGCTTCCAGGACGGCGCGACCCCGGTCCTGGTGCTGTCCCTCAAGGCCGCCGGCACCGGCCTCAACCTCACCCGCGCCGGCCATGTCGTCCACTTCGACCGCTGGTGGAACCCGGCGGTCGAGGAACAGGCCACCGACCGTGCCTACCGCATCGGCCAGACCCAGCCCGTCCAGGTCCACCGCCTCATCACCGAGGGCACCGTGGAGGACCGCATCGCCGAGATGCTCGAATCCAAGCGAGCCCTGGCCGACGCGATCCTCGGCTCCGGCGAATCGGCCCTCACCGAACTGACGGACCACGAACTGTCCGACCTCGTGTCGCTGAGGAGGGAGTCATGA
- a CDS encoding sugar kinase, with translation MTVSVPRQADSPDEQSEPEGRRHRNRRRALTLLIIVLLIGVPAGYLVISANQSRDSGKDKEAKYSATGLTKGWPSRVQRRLYQIPIPVPSYKVAYYETNNWKTSRLYVQFETTKGNLDVFLKSIGADRDDLEADEVTINARDQKVTGWHFKDSGSWYGLVRKQKDPAPTQDIVVNLSDPDHPFVYAVSRTVP, from the coding sequence GTGACCGTGTCCGTACCCCGCCAGGCCGACTCGCCGGACGAGCAGTCCGAGCCCGAGGGCCGTCGCCACAGGAACCGCCGCAGGGCGCTCACCCTGCTCATCATCGTGCTGCTCATCGGCGTGCCGGCCGGCTACCTGGTGATCTCCGCCAACCAGAGCCGCGACAGCGGCAAGGACAAGGAGGCGAAGTACTCCGCGACCGGCCTCACCAAGGGCTGGCCGTCGAGGGTGCAGCGCCGGCTCTACCAGATCCCGATCCCGGTGCCGTCGTACAAGGTCGCCTACTACGAGACGAACAACTGGAAGACCAGCCGTCTCTACGTCCAGTTCGAGACCACCAAGGGCAACCTGGACGTCTTCCTCAAGTCCATCGGCGCCGACCGGGACGACCTGGAGGCGGACGAGGTCACCATCAACGCCCGCGACCAGAAGGTCACCGGCTGGCACTTCAAGGACTCCGGGTCCTGGTACGGCCTGGTCCGCAAGCAGAAGGACCCGGCGCCCACCCAGGACATCGTGGTCAACCTGTCCGACCCGGACCACCCCTTCGTGTACGCGGTCTCCCGTACGGTTCCCTGA
- a CDS encoding ROK family glucokinase has product MSTYRDFTAPIGSRRAPVLRTVGPRERRSHLTAPRVPTVGIDIGGTKVMAGVVDADGNILEKVRTETPDKSKSPKVVEDTIVELVLDLSDRHDVHAVGIGAAGWVDADRNRVLFAPHLSWRNEPLRDRIAGRLAVPVLVDNDANTAAWAEWRFGAGRDEDHLVMITLGTGIGGAILEDGQVKRGKYGVAGEFGHMQVVPGGHRCPCGNRGCWEQYSSGNALVREAKELAAADSPVAYGIIEHVKGQIGDITGPMITELARDGDAMCIELLQDIGQWLGVGIANLAAALDPSCFVIGGGVSAADDLLIGPARDAFKRHLTGRGYRPEARITRAQLGPEAGMVGAADLARLVARRFRRANRRRVERYERYARFAEARRTSQGSA; this is encoded by the coding sequence ATGAGCACCTACCGCGACTTCACCGCCCCGATCGGCTCACGGCGGGCCCCCGTTCTGAGGACGGTGGGCCCAAGAGAGCGCCGTTCGCACCTGACGGCGCCCAGAGTCCCCACCGTGGGCATCGACATCGGTGGCACCAAGGTGATGGCGGGCGTCGTGGACGCCGACGGCAACATCCTGGAGAAGGTCCGCACGGAGACCCCGGACAAGTCCAAGAGCCCGAAGGTCGTCGAGGACACCATCGTCGAACTGGTCCTGGACCTGTCCGACCGCCACGACGTGCACGCCGTCGGCATCGGTGCGGCCGGCTGGGTCGACGCCGACCGCAACCGCGTCCTGTTCGCGCCTCATCTGTCCTGGCGCAACGAGCCGCTGCGGGACCGCATCGCGGGCCGGCTCGCCGTGCCGGTCCTGGTCGACAACGACGCCAACACGGCCGCCTGGGCGGAGTGGCGCTTCGGCGCCGGCCGTGACGAGGACCACCTCGTCATGATCACCCTGGGTACCGGAATCGGCGGTGCGATCCTGGAGGACGGGCAGGTCAAGCGGGGCAAGTACGGCGTCGCCGGCGAGTTCGGCCATATGCAGGTCGTGCCCGGCGGCCACCGCTGCCCGTGCGGCAACCGCGGCTGCTGGGAGCAGTACAGCTCCGGCAACGCGCTGGTGCGCGAGGCGAAGGAGCTGGCCGCCGCCGACTCTCCCGTGGCGTACGGGATCATCGAGCACGTCAAGGGCCAGATCGGCGACATCACCGGCCCGATGATCACCGAGCTGGCCCGCGACGGCGACGCGATGTGCATCGAGCTGCTCCAGGACATCGGCCAGTGGCTCGGCGTCGGCATCGCCAACCTCGCGGCCGCCCTGGACCCCTCCTGCTTCGTCATCGGCGGCGGTGTGTCGGCCGCCGACGACCTGCTGATCGGCCCCGCGCGGGACGCCTTCAAGCGCCACCTCACCGGCCGCGGCTACCGCCCCGAGGCCCGCATCACCCGCGCCCAGCTCGGCCCCGAGGCCGGCATGGTCGGCGCCGCCGACCTGGCCCGCCTGGTCGCCCGCCGGTTCCGGCGCGCCAACCGGCGCCGGGTGGAGCGCTACGAGCGCTACGCGCGGTTCGCGGAAGCCCGCCGGACGTCCCAGGGGTCGGCGTGA